A DNA window from Planctomycetota bacterium contains the following coding sequences:
- the yajC gene encoding preprotein translocase subunit YajC — MTTMDLASILLPLAQEAATEVAPAAVEGASEGGAKEPAPQTFQLLRTFVPFILIGIFFYLILIAPQRKKQKETQKMIAAVAKGDKVTTIGGILGTVVGVADDHVTVKVDETSNTKLKFQKQALASVEPKNAPEK; from the coding sequence CTCCCCCTCGCCCAGGAAGCCGCAACGGAAGTCGCCCCCGCGGCCGTCGAAGGCGCGTCCGAGGGTGGTGCCAAAGAGCCTGCACCGCAGACCTTCCAGCTGCTCCGGACGTTCGTCCCGTTCATCCTCATCGGCATCTTCTTCTACCTCATCCTCATCGCCCCGCAGCGGAAGAAGCAGAAGGAGACGCAGAAGATGATCGCCGCCGTCGCCAAGGGCGACAAGGTCACAACCATCGGCGGCATCCTCGGCACAGTCGTCGGCGTCGCGGACGATCACGTCACCGTCAAGGTCGACGAAACCAGCAACACCAAGCTCAAGTTCCAGAAACAGGCGCTGGCCAGCGTCGAGCCCAAGAACGCACCCGAAAAA